Proteins from a genomic interval of Dama dama isolate Ldn47 chromosome 1, ASM3311817v1, whole genome shotgun sequence:
- the LOC133068126 gene encoding olfactory receptor 8K1 gives MDPMEKHNHTAKHKVTEFVLTGITDSPELQAPLFGIFLVIYLVTVTGNLGMIILTHLDSKLHTPMYFFLRHLSITDLGYSTVIGPKMMVNFVVHKNTISYNWCATQLAFFEIFIITELFILSAMAYDRYVAICKPLLYVVIMAQKVCWGLVLPPYLYSIFVSLLLTIKLFKLSFCGSNVISYFYCDSVPLISLLCSDTHELELIILIFSGCNLLCSLLIVLVSYMFILVAILRMNSIKGRYKALSTCSSHLTAVVVFYGTLLFMYLQPKSGHTFAVDKMASVFYTLVIPMLNPLIYGLRNKEVKDALRRTFTNRCKIPN, from the coding sequence ATGGACCCCATGGAGAAACACAATCATACCGCCAAGCACAAGGTGACTGAATTTGTTCTCACAGGGATCACAGACAGTCCTGAGCTTCAGGCGCCTCTCTTTGGAATCTTCCTGGTCATCTACTTGGTCACAGTGACAGGCAATCTGGGCATGATTATCCTGACCCATTTGGACTCCAAGCTACACACTCCTATGTACTTTTTCCTTAGACATTTGTCAATTACTGATCTTGGTTACTCCACTGTTATTGGTCCAAAAATGATGGTCAACTTTGTGGTGCACAAAAATACGATATCCTACAATTGGTGTGCTACCCAACTGGCGTTCTTTGAGATTTTTATTATCACTGAACTCTTCATTCTATCAgcaatggcctatgaccgctatgtagCCATCTGCAAACCTCTTCTCTACGTGGTCATCATGGCACAGAAAGTGTGTTGGGGGCTGGTGCTTCCTCCCTACCTCTACAGCATCTTCGTGTCGCTACTTCTCACCATTAAGTTATTTAAATTGTCCTTCTGTGGCTCTAATGTCATCAGTTATTTTTACTGTGACTCTGTCCCTCTGATATCTCTGCTCTGTTCTGACACACATGAGTTAGAACTGATCATCTTGATCTTTTCAGGCTGCAATTTGCTCTGTTCCCTCTTGATTGTTCTTGTGTCCTACATGTTCATTCTCGTGGCCATTCTCAGAATGAACTCAATTAAGGGGAGGTACAAAGCCCTCTCCACCTGTAGCTCCCATCTGACAGCGGTGGTCGTGTTCTATGGAACGTTACTGTTCATGTACCTGCAGCCCAAGTCCGGCCATACTTTTGCTGTTGATAAGATGGCCTCTGTGTTTTACACTCTGGTGATCCCCATGCTCAATCCGCTGATCTATGGTCTAAGGAACAAAGAAGTGAAAGATGCTCTGAGGAGAACTTTTACTAATCGATGCAAAATTCCCAACTGA
- the LOC133056123 gene encoding LOW QUALITY PROTEIN: olfactory receptor 5J3-like (The sequence of the model RefSeq protein was modified relative to this genomic sequence to represent the inferred CDS: inserted 1 base in 1 codon) — MAAKNFTVVTEFILLGLTDNAELKVVLFVLFLVIYAVTLVGNLGMIFLIQITPQLHTPMYFFLSCLSFVDACYSSVIAPKMLISFLVVRQTTSFSACIVRHLFFQVFVTTEGFLLSVMAYDRYVAIVNPLLYTVAMSKRKCVGLVTGSLIGGMINSLTHTISFGRLSFCRSNVLSHFSCDVPPLLKLLCSDTSMNELLLLTFSGVIAMATFLIVIISYAFIAVAILRIRSAAGRQKAFSXCASHLTAVTTFYGTLSVNYIQPSSQYSVEQEKVVSVIYTLVIPMLNPLIYSLRNKEVKGAVRRVIEIKHLSC, encoded by the exons ATGGCTGCAAAGAATTTTACAGTTGTTACTGAATTTATTCTTTTGGGACTGACAGACAATGCTGAACTGAAAGTTGTTCTTTTTGTATTGTTTCTGGTGATTTATGCTGTTACTTTGGTGGGGAATCTGGGCATGATCTTCTTAATCCAAATCACCCCCCAGCTCCACacacccatgtactttttcctcagcTGCCTTTCATTTGTGGATGCCTGCTATTCTTCTGTTATTGCACCAAAAATGCTGATCAGCTTCCTAGTTGTGAGGCAAACCacctccttctctgcctgcaTAGTGCGGCACTTGTTTTTTCAGGTGTTCGTCACCACAGAAGGCTTCCTGCTGTCTGTGATGGCTTATGACCGTTATGTGGCCATTGTCAACCCTTTGCTTTATACTGTAGCCATGTCTAAGAGGAAGTGTGTAGGACTGGTCACTGGATCACTCATTGGTGGGATGATTAACTCACTGACACACACCATTAGCTTTGGGAGACTGTCTTTCTGCAGGTCCAATGTCCTCAGTCACTTCTCCTGTGATGTTCCCCCACTGCTGAAGCTGTTGTGTTCTGATACCTCCATGAACGAGCTGTTGCTCCTCACCTTCTCTGGAGTCATTGCCATGGCCACCTTCCTGATTGTGATCATTTCCTACGCCTTCATTGCTGTTGCTATCCTGAGGATCCGCTCAGCAGCAGGCAGACAGAAAGCCTTCT ACTGTGCCTCTCACCTGACCGCTGTGACCACATTCTACGGCACCTTGAGTGTTAATTACATTCAGCCAAGTTCCCAGTATTCTGTAGAACAAGAGAAGGTGGTTTCCGTGATCTATACACTAGTGATTCCCATGTTAAACCCGCTGATTTACAGTCTGAGAAACAAAGAGGTAAAGGGTGCTGTGAGAAGGGtcatagaaataaaacatttgtcaTGCTAA
- the LOC133056112 gene encoding LOW QUALITY PROTEIN: olfactory receptor 8K5-like (The sequence of the model RefSeq protein was modified relative to this genomic sequence to represent the inferred CDS: deleted 1 base in 1 codon), which translates to MDQQNRSSLTEFILMGVTKPELQAPLFGVFLIIYKITVVGNLGMIILTEVDSRLHTPMYFFIKHLAFIDLGNSTVICPKMLVNFVVDQNTISYYACATQMAFFLMFIISEFFILSAMAYDRYLAIYNPLLYNVIMSQRLCYMLVGIPYLYSSFQALMFTIKIFTLTFCGSNVISHFYCDDIPLLLMLCSNAQEIELLIILFSAFNLISSLLVILMSYILILIAVFQMCSAESRKKAFSTCGSHLMVVVVFYGSLLFMYMQPNSTHSFDTDKMASVFYTLVIPMFHPLIYSLRNKEVKNAFQRVLKNKCKLSV; encoded by the exons ATGGACCAACAGAATCGATCATCACTGACTGAATTCATTCTGATGGGGGTCACAAAGCCTGAACTTCAGGCTCCCCTTTTTGGGGTCTTCCTCATCATCTAC AAAATCACAGTGGTGGGAAATCTGGGCATGATCATCTTAACTGAAGTGGATTCCCGGCTACACACACCTATGTACTTTTTTATCAAACACTTGGCTTTCATTGATCTTGGTAATTCTACTGTCATTTGTCCCAAGATGCTGGTGAATTTTGTTGTGGATCAAAATACTATTTCCTATTATGCATGTGCCACACAAATGGCTTTCTTCCTTATGTTCATTATCAGTGAATTTTTTATCTTGTCggccatggcctatgaccgctacttGGCTATCTACAACCCTCTGCTGTACAATGTTATCATGTCCCAGAGACTTTGTTATATGCTGGTAGGCATTCCATATCTCTACAGTAGCTTTCAGGCACTCATGTTTACTATTAAGATTTTTACACTGACTTTTTGCGGCTCTAATGTCATCAGTCATTTCTACTGTGATGACATTCCCTTGTTACTTATGCTCTGCTCAAATGCACAAGAAATAGAATTGTTGATCATACTATTTTCAGCATTTAATTTGATCTCTTCCCTCTTGGTCATCCTAATGTCCTACATACTGATCCTGATAGCAGTATTTCAAATGTGTTCTGCAGAGAGCAGGAAAAAAGCTTTCTCCACATGCGGTTCTCATCTGATGGTGGTGGTTGTGTTCTATGGGTCTCTACTATTTATGTATATGCAGCCCAACTCCACTCACTCCTTTGATACAGATAAAATGGCCTCTGTGTTTTATACTTTAGTGATTCCCATGTTTCACCCCTTGATCTACAGCTTAAGgaacaaagaagtgaaaaatgcttTCCAAAGGGTCTTAAAGAATAAGTGCAAACTTAGTGTCTAA